In Thermoanaerobaculum aquaticum, the sequence ATTTCCCGCTCGAAAAGGTGGAGCTGGGGGATGCGGGACACAAGCGAAGGGTAGGTGCGGGAAACCCGGGTGCGGGCCGCCCGCAAGGCCCCAGAGTCGGGATCCCCCACCACCGCCAAAAGCTCAAGCTCCTGGCGGCCGTCGGGCAGCGGAAAAAAGGCCAAAATGCGGCCACCCTGCTGCACAAGCTGGGCAAGGCCATCAGCCAGGGAAGACAAAGGCAGCACCGGCACGTCCTCCCAGCGGGCAGCGCTTTGAGGGAAAAACGAGAAGAACTCCTGGGTGCTCATGGCGTCACCCCTGCAGCCACGGTTTCCGCAACAGAAACCAGAAAACCCGGAGGAACCAGACCCAAAGCCAGAGACGCAAAAAGCAAGATCAACGACGGCACCACCGCTCCCCAACGCTCCCTCTCCGGAACGCCTGGAGCGTCACCTGAAGCCATACCCAGCATGGCCCGCCCCATAGCCACAAACCCCAGCACCACCAACACGACGAACGCAGCCACGATGAGGCCATCGCCCATGCGCAGGCCTGCCCGCACGGTGGCGAGCTCAGCCAGGAACAGCCCAAAGGGCGGGGAGCCGGCAATGGCAAAAAAGCCGGCAGCCCACAGCATCCCTGTTACCGGAAGGGTACGTGAAAGCCCCCGCACCTGCGAAATGTCCTTGGTTTTGTAGGCGGCCAAAATGTTGCCGGAAAGCAAAAACAGCGCGGCTTTGGTGAGCGAGTGGTTGAGCGCATGGAGAAGGGAGGCGAAGACCCCGGGCGCTCCCCAGCTGGCAGCCAGCGCCAAAATGCCCATGTTCTTCACGGACGAATACGCCAAGAGCCGCTTGAAGTCCTGTTGCGCAAAAAGCGAGAGCACCGCCACTACGAGCGAAACAAGGCCCAAAAGTCGGAGGAAAAACGAAGAAAAGCTTCCCAACCCCGCCGCTGCCAACAGCCCGTGCACACGCAAGACGGCAACGAACGCGCAGTTTAAAAGCGCTCCGGAAAGCAGCGCAGAAACCAGGGAAGGGGCTTCCGCGTGGGCGTCGGGTAGCCAGGAGTGAAGCGGAGCCAGGCCCAGCTTGGTGCCGTAGCCCACCAGCAGGAAGATAAAGGCGATCTTCAGCCACTGGCCGTCGAGGCTTTCGGCGTGCGCTTGCAAATCACCCAAGAGCAGCGAGGTGCGGTGACCGGCGCCCGCCGCCACCCCCAGGAAGAATGTCCCTACCAGCGCCAGGGCAATGCC encodes:
- a CDS encoding proton-conducting transporter transmembrane domain-containing protein; amino-acid sequence: GIALALVGTFFLGVAAGAGHRTSLLLGDLQAHAESLDGQWLKIAFIFLLVGYGTKLGLAPLHSWLPDAHAEAPSLVSALLSGALLNCAFVAVLRVHGLLAAAGLGSFSSFFLRLLGLVSLVVAVLSLFAQQDFKRLLAYSSVKNMGILALAASWGAPGVFASLLHALNHSLTKAALFLLSGNILAAYKTKDISQVRGLSRTLPVTGMLWAAGFFAIAGSPPFGLFLAELATVRAGLRMGDGLIVAAFVVLVVLGFVAMGRAMLGMASGDAPGVPERERWGAVVPSLILLFASLALGLVPPGFLVSVAETVAAGVTP